The Thalassotalea sp. 273M-4 genome includes a region encoding these proteins:
- a CDS encoding CsiV family protein, whose protein sequence is MSNCAFFNLANNPTCERKTAMTQTFAKKFVSLASASVLLSSSLLSAQALAANSDDARWFEIEVILIQQLGDQSRSDEHFAIEQALKMKDTQAVNLIHGQMQKTRDSRYLLGACMKDDDPLTIKLDKPLHWQQIIKMLPVDNVDETATTPSNQPVNQQQDLHFSTDDAQAFAYSSQNIMNVSYEVESDNHLIDVQPQGAVLQQPALSVLPSLVPDNLLGQESQAESLPLGLDCYKNDLEEVLMPLDEVYSEIPTTISGSEDLHAQQPYLLSRSSFQLRHIFNSLKRSAEFRPLLHMAWRQPVYSQRWAKPVKLMAGPKVSNISTIESSLAQNNASDLTTATKQPQTNELELHINQIIEQVQAQKFTPEKLVNELKDNKLTPVKSHFQERNSEQQNDLQTWMVEGLFKVHLNHYLFIDSELNFHLPNPNATPGEPSGLLIPFNQNRRVISNEIHYFDHPYVGLIVQIRRHQRPD, encoded by the coding sequence ATGTCGAACTGCGCCTTTTTTAACCTTGCCAACAACCCAACTTGTGAGCGAAAAACTGCAATGACTCAAACCTTTGCCAAAAAATTTGTTAGCTTAGCTTCTGCTAGCGTATTGCTCAGCAGCAGTCTATTATCAGCGCAAGCACTCGCAGCCAACAGCGACGATGCTCGTTGGTTTGAGATTGAAGTCATTTTAATCCAACAACTTGGCGATCAATCCCGCTCTGATGAGCATTTTGCCATTGAGCAAGCGCTAAAAATGAAAGATACCCAGGCCGTCAATCTTATTCATGGGCAAATGCAGAAAACGCGTGATTCTCGTTATTTGTTGGGCGCATGTATGAAAGATGATGACCCGTTAACCATTAAGCTAGATAAACCATTACATTGGCAACAAATCATTAAAATGTTGCCGGTAGATAATGTCGATGAGACGGCAACAACACCGTCAAATCAACCCGTAAATCAACAACAAGACTTACACTTTAGTACTGATGATGCGCAAGCTTTTGCTTATTCCAGCCAAAACATTATGAATGTGAGTTATGAGGTTGAGAGTGACAACCATCTGATAGACGTTCAACCACAGGGGGCTGTGTTACAACAACCTGCACTGTCTGTACTGCCATCTTTAGTACCCGACAACTTACTCGGCCAAGAAAGCCAAGCGGAGTCACTTCCGTTGGGCCTTGATTGCTATAAAAACGATCTAGAAGAGGTGTTAATGCCTCTAGATGAGGTATATTCAGAGATCCCAACGACGATCTCGGGCAGCGAAGATTTACACGCTCAACAGCCTTATTTACTAAGTCGTAGTAGCTTTCAACTAAGACATATTTTTAATTCTCTTAAGCGCTCGGCCGAATTTAGACCCTTGCTACACATGGCTTGGCGTCAACCCGTATACAGCCAGAGATGGGCCAAACCCGTTAAGCTGATGGCAGGACCTAAGGTATCTAACATCAGCACAATAGAGTCAAGCCTTGCGCAAAACAATGCGAGTGATCTCACAACAGCAACGAAGCAACCACAAACAAACGAACTTGAGCTGCATATAAATCAAATTATTGAACAAGTGCAAGCACAAAAATTCACCCCAGAAAAACTGGTTAATGAGTTAAAAGACAATAAGTTAACGCCCGTTAAAAGCCACTTTCAAGAACGTAATAGTGAACAACAAAATGATTTGCAAACATGGATGGTAGAGGGCTTATTTAAAGTACATTTAAATCACTACCTATTTATTGACAGCGAATTAAATTTTCACTTACCAAACCCTAATGCCACCCCTGGTGAGCCAAGTGGTCTGCTCATCCCATTTAATCAAAACAGGCGTGTGATCAGTAACGAAATTCATTACTTTGATCACCCTTATGTGGGCTTAATTGTACAAATTAGACGTCATCAACGACCCGATTAA
- a CDS encoding DUF1244 domain-containing protein, protein MNIEKQTEIEAAVFRRLLNHLDNRKDVQNIDLMILAGFCRNCFSKWMVEEGEKLGVKVDLDASREHIYKMPYQQWKDEHQLPATDEQLAKFNGLEKK, encoded by the coding sequence ATGAATATTGAAAAACAAACTGAGATTGAAGCGGCGGTATTTCGTCGACTGTTAAATCATCTTGATAATCGAAAAGATGTGCAAAATATTGATTTAATGATTTTAGCGGGCTTTTGCCGAAATTGTTTTTCAAAGTGGATGGTAGAAGAAGGCGAGAAACTTGGGGTTAAGGTCGATCTTGATGCAAGTCGTGAGCATATTTATAAAATGCCTTATCAGCAATGGAAAGATGAGCATCAACTACCAGCAACTGACGAACAATTAGCTAAATTTAATGGCCTTGAAAAAAAATAA
- the rsuA gene encoding 16S rRNA pseudouridine(516) synthase RsuA, with the protein MRLDKYLCRCTEYSRSDAKKALKQGRVTVNGEVVKDPGHQVYQETLVELDQQPLSFQAARYIMLHKPVDFICSNADELYPSALHLLDVDRAFDLHIAGRLDVDTTGLVLVTDDGQWSHNITSPKKACQKRYRVELSKPIRDDAGALFAHGVQLQNEDKLTRPAKLEVLAEHEVLLTISEGKYHQVKRMFAAIGNKVVALHREKIGNIELDPELAPGQWRYLTDEEVNSI; encoded by the coding sequence ATGCGTTTAGATAAATACCTATGTCGTTGCACCGAGTATTCTCGCAGTGACGCTAAAAAAGCGTTAAAACAAGGCCGTGTTACCGTTAATGGTGAAGTGGTTAAAGATCCTGGCCACCAAGTTTACCAAGAAACACTGGTGGAACTTGATCAACAGCCACTGTCTTTTCAGGCTGCGCGCTATATTATGTTGCACAAACCTGTGGATTTCATCTGCTCAAATGCGGATGAATTATATCCTTCGGCGCTGCATCTTTTGGATGTTGACCGAGCGTTTGATTTACACATTGCAGGTCGATTAGATGTCGATACAACCGGTTTGGTTTTGGTAACTGATGATGGCCAATGGTCACACAATATAACCTCGCCGAAAAAGGCTTGCCAAAAGCGTTATCGGGTCGAATTATCAAAGCCTATTCGAGACGATGCCGGTGCTTTATTTGCGCACGGTGTGCAGTTACAAAATGAAGATAAGTTGACTCGTCCAGCAAAACTTGAGGTTTTAGCCGAACACGAAGTGCTGTTGACCATCAGCGAAGGTAAATATCATCAAGTTAAACGCATGTTTGCCGCCATTGGCAATAAAGTGGTGGCTTTGCATCGAGAAAAAATAGGCAACATTGAACTAGACCCTGAACTTGCTCCAGGTCAATGGCGCTACTTAACAGATGAAGAAGTAAATAGTATCTAA
- a CDS encoding ribbon-helix-helix domain-containing protein produces MSLADLKRQYKDAEQRPFTVDDFILDALNYAKGEGKLLRKKNEKALPPLFHQLALDIEHIDVKPMKEPNFRHCTFTLTEEIIAHLNELSEQTNIAKSRLIRILITSCKGQDNLTMLQRSMVE; encoded by the coding sequence ATGAGTTTAGCTGATTTAAAAAGACAGTATAAAGACGCGGAGCAGAGGCCTTTTACGGTCGACGATTTTATTTTAGATGCGCTTAATTACGCCAAGGGTGAAGGCAAATTATTACGTAAGAAAAACGAGAAAGCTTTGCCGCCTTTATTTCATCAGCTTGCCTTAGACATTGAACATATCGATGTTAAACCAATGAAGGAGCCAAACTTTCGTCATTGCACTTTCACCCTCACGGAAGAAATCATCGCTCATTTGAATGAGTTATCTGAACAAACCAATATAGCCAAATCTCGGCTCATCAGAATTCTCATCACGTCCTGCAAAGGCCAAGATAACCTGACCATGCTACAACGTTCTATGGTTGAATAA